The following nucleotide sequence is from Streptomyces brevispora.
GTTCGTGTACCGGGCCATGGAGGACGGTGCCGAGGCACTGCGCAACGACCCGGTCGCCGGTCCGTTCATCCAGCCCGAGCTGATGCGCACCGCCGAGCTGGAGCGCGATCTGGCGCATCTGCGGGGTGCGGACTGGCGCGAGGGCCTGGAGCCGCTGCCGGCCACGGCCGTGTACGCCGACCGGGTCGCCGAGTGCGCCCGTACCTGGCCCGCGGGTTACATAGCGCACCACTACACCCGCTACCTGGGCGACCTGTCGGGCGGCCAGATCATCCGCGACAAGGCGGAGCGGACCTGGGGCTTCGAGCGCAAGGGCGACGGGGTGCGGTTCTACGTCTTCGAGGGGATCTCCAACCCCGCCTCGTTCAAGCGGGGCTACCGCGAGCTGCTGGACGCGGTGAACGCGGACGACCTGGAGAAGCAGCGGATCGTGGACGAGTGCAAGCGGGCCTTCGCGCTGAACACCGCGGTGTTCCGGGAGCTGGGGGAGGCCTTCCCGCTCAGCGCGTAGTGCGTAGCGCTTGGCGCTTGCGGTGGGGTGGTGACCGGAGTTGTCGGCCGGGGCCGCCCCGCCGCTTCGTTTTGTCCTCAATCGCCGGACGGGCTTGGTCTACCGACGGACGGGTTGAACTGCCGCCGTCGATGCCGGCGGGTACGTCGTAGTCACTCACCTGCGCATTGAAGCACCGCCCGGGTGCCTGCCCTGCGAAAGGGCCGGTACCCGGGCGGCGGTGTCGCGCGGTGCGGCAGGATCAGACGGTGCGGCGACGGCGGGCCACGACGACCGCTCCGGCGCCGGCCGCCACGATGAGGCCCGAGGCGGCGAACAGTGCGCCGGTCGGGACGTCGGAGCCGGTGGCGGCGAGGGCGCCCGAGCCGCCGACCGTACCGCCGCCGCCGCCCACGGTGCCGCCGGTGACCGAACCGCCCGTGGTCGACGAGCCTCCGGTGGTGCCCGTGCCGCCCGTGCCTCCTGTGGTGGACGAACCGCCGGTGGAGCTCTCGCCGGACGGGAGTTCGGCGTCCTTGTCCAGGGCGACCGAGACGGTCAGCGCGTCGAGCTGCTCACCCACCTGGTACATCCCGCCGAAGGCCTTGGTGCCGCCGGAGGTGAGGGTCGCCGGAACGGCCGCGAGGGTCACCACGCCGTCCTTGGCGGTGAGTCCGCCTGCGGGCAGCTTGAGGTCGGCGACGGCCAGACCGGTGTGGGCGGCGACCTTCTTCGTCCCGCGGTCCTTGGCGGACACGTCGGCGATGAGCTTGCCCTTGGTCCCGTCGGCCTGGATCTTCAGGTTGGTCAGGGAGAGGTCGAGCGTGTACGCGCCGTCCTCCTGGTGGCCCAGGAAGCGGACCTTGCCTTCGAACTCGGCGTTCAGGGTCTGTCCGGCGGCGTCGAAGTGGCCGGTGGCGTCGGGGAAGCGGTAACCGTCGCCGGAAGCGGTCGCGCCGCCCGTCGTCTCGACCTTGCCGTGGGCGATGGGGCCCGTGACGTACGTACGGAAGGAGGCCTTGACGCCCCAGTTCAGGGTGCCGTCGACGATGGCGCCCGAGTCGGCGGCCGGCTTGTCGGTGGCCGTGACGCTCGGGGAAGGCTTCGGCGTCGGCTGCGTGGTGGGCTTGTCCGTGGGCTTCTCGGTCGGCTCGTCGGTGGGCTCGGCCGGGTCGGTCGGCTTCTCGGTCGGCTTGTCGGTCGGCTCGCCCGGATCGGTCGGCTCCTCGGTCGGCGCCGCGACCGCCTTCACCGTGAGCGTGGCCGGGTCGAGGACCTCCCCCACCGGGTACTGGCCGTTCAGTGCGTCGGAGCCCGCCTTCGTCAGCTTCGCGGGGACGTCCTTGAAGACCATCGCCCCGCCCGCGCCCTGACCGGGCCTCACGGCCGACAGGTCGAGGTCCGCGACCGCCACATCGTTCTGCGTGCCCTGCGGGGTCGCCACGTCGGCGGTGATCGCACCGCCCGTACCGGCGGTGGACAGCTTGACGTCCGACAGCGTGATGTCGAGGACGCCTCCGTGGGCCGAGAAGTTGATGCCGCCGTCGAAGGCGGTGTCGGTGCCGTGGGTGGTCATGTCGTACGTGCCCTTGCCGTTGACAAAGGTGAACACACCGTTGCCGGCGGCCTGGGTGGCGCCGTCCTTGACCGTGATCTTGCCCGCGGCGCCGATGTACTTGCGGAAGGACTCCTTGAAGCCCCAGTCCAGCGTGCCGTCCTTCAGCTCCATGGCCGGGGCGGCCGCGGCGGCACCGTCCTTGGCGGACTGGCCCGCCGCGAACGCGGGGAGGGCGAAGGCGGCACCGAGGGTGGCTGCGGTGGCGACGGCTGCGGCGAGAGCTATGGGGCGGCGGGTGGCTGCCATGGTCGGTGGTCTCCTCAGGGATGAACAGGAATCAACGGGGGGTGATGCGGAGGGGGAAGGAAGGAGTGCGGGTCAGGAGGGGGTGGCCGGAGTCGACCGGTTACGGCGTACCAGGACCAGCACGCCGACCGCGGCCGCGGCGAGCACGCCGACGCCGCCGAGGGCCAGGTACAGCCCGGCCGGGGAGCCCTCGTCCGCCGCGGACGCCGCGGCGGACATGGGGGCCGTGGCGGTCTTCGGTACGGGAGTGTCCGACGGCTGCGCCGAGGGTGCGGGGTCGCTGCCCAGATCGGGGAGCGCGGGCAGCTTCGCCTTCGCGTCGACGGCCACGGCGAGTGAGACCGGGTCCATCGCGGTGCCCGCCTTGTAGAGGGAGCCGAAGGCCTTGGCCCCGTCTGCGGTCAGTGTCGCGGGGGCCTCCGTGAGGACCGCGAGGCCGCCCTTCGGTGCGAAGTCCTTGGCGGTGAAGGTGACGAGCGGCACGGCCTTGCGCGTGTCGCCGTCGCTCAGGACGTCGGCGCTGAGCGTGCCCGCCCCGGCCTTCAGCCGGACCGCGAACCGGGAGAGCTTCAGGTCCAGGCCGCCCGCCCCGCTGAAGCGGACGCTGCCTGTGAAGGCGGCCGCCAGACTCTGGTTCTTCGGGTCGTACGTGCCCCGGCCCTTCGGGAAGCGGAACAGCGCGCCGCCGTCCTGGGCGCCCCCGGCCAGGGTCCACTTCCCCTGGCCGATCGAGCCGGTGACGTACTCCCGGTAGGTGCGGCGCACGCCCCAGTCGACGGCGGCGTCCTCGAAGCGGCCCGCCGCCTCCTTGGGCTTCGCGCTGCTGCCCGACTTCTCGGGGGACTTCGAAGCGGCGGGTTTCCCGGCCGGGGCGGAGGTGTCCACGGAGAGGCTGACCGGGTCCAGTGGCGTACCGGCCGTGTAGTAGCCGGCGAAGGACTTCGCGCCCTGCGAAGTCAGCGTGGCCGGGACGTTGTTGAGGGCGATGGGGGTGCTGCCGCCCCTCATGTCGATCCCGGACAGGCCGAGCGTGGCCATCGGTACCTGGGCCATGGAGGTGACCCGGCCGGTCGCCCGGTCCTTGCTGACCATGTCCGCGTACACGGTGCCGCTGCCGCCCTGGATCCGGACGGTGGGACGGCTGATCGTGAGGTCGAGCTCGTAGGAGCCGTCGGACTTCTTGTGGCCGGCGAAGCGGACACCGCCCGAGAAGCCGGACGCGAAGGCGCCGCTCGCCGGGTCGTAGGAACCGGTGGCGGAGTGGAAGCGGAACTGGCTGCCGCCGACCGTGGCCGCGCCACCGGTCAGGCTCCAACTGCCGTGGGCGATGGGGCCCGTGACATAGCTCTGGAAGGAGGACTTGATCCCCCAGTCCAGCCGGCCGCCCTGCACCGTTCGGTTCGCCGCTTGCGCGGCGGTGGCCGGGAGCAGGGCTACCAGCAGTACCGCGAGAAGCGCGACGGCAAGCGCGCGGGCAGGTCTGAACGGCGACATGGACCCCTCCGAGGCCTAGAAACTCAGGTAAGGCTAACCTAAGCTATATAGATCTTGTGTCGGCACCCCCCTTCCGTCACATCCTTCGCAATCCATCTCCAACTGCACGCCGCAGAACGACAGGACGGTGCCCCAGTGCGCTTCTCGCAGGACTTCGCCCCGCCGGGCCGGGACACCGGGCGACCGAGGCGCGGGCGCACCGGCCTCCTGACGGCCGCCATGTCCCTGGCGACGGCTCTGCTGCTGACCGGCTGCGGTGGTACGGGAACTCCCGGGGCGAGGACGGCGGGCGCCGGGGCCACCACGGCCGCGGAGGCCGACCGGATCGAGCCGCTGACCACCGTGCCCGCAACGAAGTTGCCCGTCACCGTGGAGTCGGCGGACGGCAAGCGGACCACGATCACGTCGGCCGACCGGATCGTGCCGCTGACCGGCGGCCTGAGCGAGATCGTCTTCACCCTCGGCCTCGGCAAGCAGGTCGTGGCCCGTGACATCACCGCCACCTTCGAGCAGGCCGCCGAACTCCCCGTGGTGACCCGCGCCCATGACGTGTCGGCGGAGAGCGTCCTGTCCCTGAGGCCCACCGTCGTCCTCGCGGACACCACGACCGGCCCGGCCGAGGCCATCGAGCAGATCCGGGACGCCGGGATTCCGCTCGTCGTCGTCGCACCGGCCGTGGAACTCGCCGACGTCGGCCGCCGGATCGACACGGTGGCGGCCGCCCTGGGCGTACCGAAGTCCGGCAGCGAGCTCAAGCAGCGCACCCAGGACCGCGTCGACGCCGTCCGCACGTCCGTGCCCGCACCGGCCGACGGGGAGAGGAAGCCGCGGGTCGCCTTCCTCTATCTGCGTGGCTCCGCGTCCGTCTATCTGCTGGGCGGCCGTGAGTCCGGCGCGAGTTCGCTGCTCGAAGCGGCGGGCGCGGTCGACGCGGGCAAGGCATCCGGGCTGAAGAAGGACTTCACCGCCATCACCAGCGAGGCCCTGGCCAAGGCGGCTCCCGACGCGATCCTGGTGATGTCCAAGGGGCTCGAATCCGTCGGCGGTGTCGACGGCCTGGTGAAGATCCCCGGCATCGCCGAGACCCCGGCGGGCATGGACCGCCGGATCCTCTCCATCGACGACGGGGTGCTGCTGAACTACGGGCCGCGCACCGACCGGGTGCTGAGCGAACTGGTGGCCCAGCTCCACCCGAAGGACGGAGCGGCCAAGTGAGCGCCCCGCACGACGAACTCACCCGGCCGCCCGAGGTGGAGAGCCCGAAGCCGAGCGCGCCCCCGGCCCGGCGCTCCGGCGCCGTCACCCTGACCGCCGCGCTGCTCGCCGCCCTCGTCATCTGCTGTCTGCTCTCCGCCGGCCTCGGCGCGTACCGCATCCCGCTCGGTGACGTGGTCGCCTCCTTCCAGCACCGGATCGGACTCGGCGGACACGCCCTGGACCGGGTGGGCGAAAGCGTCCTGTGGAACGTACGGCTGCCGAGGGTCGTCCTCGCGCTGCTGGTCGGGGCGTCCCTCGGCTGCGCGGGCGCCCTGATGCAGGGGGTGTTCGGCAATCCGCTCGCGGAGCCGGGCGTCATCGGGATCTCGGCGGGCGCGGCGGTCGGCGCGGTCGCCTCGATCGCGCTCGGGCTGAGCTTCTTCGGCAACTGGACCATCACCGTCTGCGCGTTCGTCGCCGGACTGCTGACCGTTCTGCTCGTCTACGCGCTGTCGCGGTCCGGCGGCCGGACGGAGGTGGTGACGCTGATCCTCACCGGCATCGCCGTCAACGCCTTCGCGGGCGCGCTGATCGGGCTGTTCATCTTCTTCGCCGACAACGCGCAGATCACCCAGATCACGTTCTGGCAGCTCGGCTCGCTGGCCCAGGCCACCTGGCCCAAGGTGCTGGCCGTGCTGCCGTGCGCGGTGCTCGGACTCGTCCTCGCGCCGTCCTACGCACGGAAGCTGGACCTGCTCGCGCTCGGCGAACGGCCCGCCCGGCACCTGGGCGTCGATGTGGAACGGCTCCGCATCGTGCTGGTGCTCGTCGTGGCGCTGCTGACCGCCGCCGCGGTGGCGGTCGCCGGGATCATCTCGTTCGTGGGGCTGCTGGTGCCGCATCTGCTGCGGATGGCCAACGGTCCCGGGCACCGCTTCCTCGTCCCCGGCAGCGCGCTCGGCGGTGCGCTGGTGCTGGTCGCGGGCGATCTCGCGGCCCGTACCGTCGCCGATCCGGCCGAGCTGCCGCTCGGCGTACTGACCGCACTCTTCGGCAGCCCGTTCTTCTTCTGGCTGCTGCGCAGGACCCGTCGCAAGCAAGGTGGTTGGGCATGAGGACGCTGCGGAATCTCTTCGCGGTACGCGACCGGCCGCTTCCGGCACCGGTCGCCTCCGGTGCCCCGGTCGCCGAGGTGCTCGGGCTTCGGGTACGGCTGGGCGGGCGCCAGGTGCTCGACTCCATCGAGATGACGGTGCACGCGGGCGAGGTGCTGGCACTCGTCGGCCCGAACGGGGCCGGGAAGTCGACGCTGCTGGCCGCGCTGGCCGCCGATCTGCCCGCCGAGAGCGGTGCGGTACGCATCGACGGGCGGCCGGTCACCGACTGGTCCGCGCCCGAACTCGCCCTGCGCCGGGCCGTGCTGCCGCAGTCCGCGGCGCTCTCCTTCCCGTTCCCGGTGGAGGACGTCGTACGGATGGGGCGTGCGCCCTGGGCCGGTACGGAACGCGAGGAGGAGGACGATCCGGCGGTCCGCGCGGCGATGGCGGCGACCGAGGTCACCGAGTTCGCCGCGCGCCCGTTCTCCGCGCTGTCCGGCGGCGAACGGGCCCGGGTCGCGCTGGCCCGGGTGCTGGCGCAGCGCGCCCCGCTGCTGCTGCTCGACGAGCCGACCGCCGCGCTCGACCTGCGCCATCAGGAACTGGTGCTGCGGATCTGCCGGGAGCGGGCCGCCGCCGGGGACGCGGTCGTCGTCGTGCTGCACGATCTGGGGCTGGCGGCCGCGTACGCGGACCGGGCCGCCGTGCTGCACGGCGGGCGGATCGCGGTGGCGGGCCCGCCCGCGGAGGTGTTCACGAGTGTGTTGCTCGGTGAGGTCTACCGGCAGCCGGTCGAGGTGTTCCCGCATCCGCGGACCGGGGTGCCGCTCGTCGTACCGGAACGGACCGCTTGACGACTTCTTTGCCATTGACTGGCTCGCTCATGGGTCGATCGTGATCACTCCGTTCCCGGACTCGTGCAGTGAGAGCTGAATCACTGCACGAGTGGGTATCGGTCAGGTAAGGCTCGGTTAAGTTAGGTCCGCCTCACCTGCCTTTGTCCGGCCTTTCCCCTCTTCTCCTTCATCCTCATGTGGAGCCCGTATGCGAGCCGTTCGTTTCTCCGTCGTCACCGCTGCCGCCACCGTGGCCGCTCTGACCGCCGTCACGGGCTGCGCCGAGAAGAGCGACGGCAAGGGTGAAGGAGCCGTCCAGGTCATCGCGAAGGACGACTCCTGCGAGCTGTCGAAGACGAAGCTGCCGGCCGGGCACGTCGAACTGGCCGTGCAGAACAAGGGTTCCAAGGTCACCGAGGTCTACGTACTGTTCCCGGACGACCGCATCGTCGCCGAGCGCGAGAACATCGGCCCCGGCACCAAGGCCACCATCACGGCGGAGATCAAGGCCGGTTCGTACGAGATCGCCTGCAAGCCCGGCATGAAGGGCCACGGCATCCGGCAGAAGCTCGAGGTCAGCGGAGGCACCGCGGCCAAGCGCAGCCCCGAGATGGACAAGGCCGTCGCCGCCTACCGGACCTACGTCCAGGACCAGGCCGACGAGACGCTGCCGAAGGCCAAGCTCTTCACGGACGCCGTCGCCGCCGGTGACATCGAGGCCGCCAAGAAGGTCTACGCCGACTCGCGGCTCGGCTGGGAGCGCACCGAGCCCGTCGCCGAGTCCTTCGGTGACATCGACCCGAAGGTCGACGTCCGCGAGGACGGCCTGGAGGACGGTCAGAAGTGGACCGGCTGGCACCGCCTGGAGAAGGCGCTGTGGCAGGACAAGAAGCTGGGTGCCGAGGAGAAGGCCCTCGCGCCGACCCTCTACAAGGACCTGCTCGACTGGCAGAAGCGGGTCGGCACGGCGGAGATCACCCCGACCTCGATGGCCAACGGCGCCAAGGAACTCCTCGACGAGGTCGCGACCGGCAAGGTCACCGGCGAGGAGGAGCGTTACAGCCACACGGACCTGATCGACTTCAAGGGCAACGTCGAGGGCGCGGAGAAGTCCTACGAGCTGCTGAAGCCGATCGCGTCGAAGAACGACGCCGCACTGGCCGCCACCCTGGACAAGCGGTTCGCGGAGCTGAACAAGCTGCTGGACAAGTACCGCAAGGACAAGACCTCCTACGAGTTCACCTCGTACGAGAAGGTCGGCAAGGCGGACCGCAAGGAACTGTCGGACGCGGTCAACGCACTGGCCGAGCCGCTCTCCAGGCTCGCCGCCGCGGTGACCAAGTAACGAGTCGGAGAGAGGCTCCGGGCATGTCCGAGAAGACGCAGAACACGGCCGCCGCCGACGGCAACACCGAGGGCGCGGATGCTGGGGTGCCGGATTCCGGGGCCCCGTCGTCGCAGGGCCCCGGCCGCGCCCCCTCCAGGCGGGCGCTGCTCGGCTGGGGCGGCGCCGGACTCGCACTCGGTGCGGTGGCGGCCGGCAGTGCCGTCGCCGCGGTCCGCTCCGACGACACGCGGGTCCCGGCCGCGGACAGTGGCGCGGCGGTGCCGTTCCACGGTGCGCACCAGGCCGGAATCGCCACCGCCGTCCAGGACCGGCTGCACTTCGCCGCGTTCGACGTGACGACGAAGGACCGGGCCGAACTCGTCGCGCTGCTCAAGGAGTGGACCCGGGCCGCCGAGCGCATGACGGCCGGTCACGCGGTCGGCGACGGGGCGTACGGCGGCCTGCCCGAGGCCCCGCCGGACGACACGGGCGAGGCGCTGGGGCTCAAGCCGTCCCGGCTGACGCTGACGATCGGCTTCGGCCCCTCGCTGTTCGCCAAGGGCCGGTTCGGCCTGGCGGACAGGCGGCCCGACGCGCTCGTCGACCTGCCCAAGTTCCCCGGCGACAACCTCGACGCGGCCCGCAGCGGCGGCGACCTGTGCGTCCAGGCCTGCGCGGACGACCCGCAGGTGGCGGTGCACGCCATCCGCAACCTGGCCAGGATCGGCATGGG
It contains:
- a CDS encoding heme oxygenase (biliverdin-producing); translated protein: MDATVTATSFSTLIRTASHEQHTEAETSTFMSDLLGGRLGVDAYTRYTEQLWFVYRAMEDGAEALRNDPVAGPFIQPELMRTAELERDLAHLRGADWREGLEPLPATAVYADRVAECARTWPAGYIAHHYTRYLGDLSGGQIIRDKAERTWGFERKGDGVRFYVFEGISNPASFKRGYRELLDAVNADDLEKQRIVDECKRAFALNTAVFRELGEAFPLSA
- a CDS encoding HtaA domain-containing protein, with protein sequence MAATRRPIALAAAVATAATLGAAFALPAFAAGQSAKDGAAAAAPAMELKDGTLDWGFKESFRKYIGAAGKITVKDGATQAAGNGVFTFVNGKGTYDMTTHGTDTAFDGGINFSAHGGVLDITLSDVKLSTAGTGGAITADVATPQGTQNDVAVADLDLSAVRPGQGAGGAMVFKDVPAKLTKAGSDALNGQYPVGEVLDPATLTVKAVAAPTEEPTDPGEPTDKPTEKPTDPAEPTDEPTEKPTDKPTTQPTPKPSPSVTATDKPAADSGAIVDGTLNWGVKASFRTYVTGPIAHGKVETTGGATASGDGYRFPDATGHFDAAGQTLNAEFEGKVRFLGHQEDGAYTLDLSLTNLKIQADGTKGKLIADVSAKDRGTKKVAAHTGLAVADLKLPAGGLTAKDGVVTLAAVPATLTSGGTKAFGGMYQVGEQLDALTVSVALDKDAELPSGESSTGGSSTTGGTGGTGTTGGSSTTGGSVTGGTVGGGGGTVGGSGALAATGSDVPTGALFAASGLIVAAGAGAVVVARRRRTV
- a CDS encoding HtaA domain-containing protein — translated: MSPFRPARALAVALLAVLLVALLPATAAQAANRTVQGGRLDWGIKSSFQSYVTGPIAHGSWSLTGGAATVGGSQFRFHSATGSYDPASGAFASGFSGGVRFAGHKKSDGSYELDLTISRPTVRIQGGSGTVYADMVSKDRATGRVTSMAQVPMATLGLSGIDMRGGSTPIALNNVPATLTSQGAKSFAGYYTAGTPLDPVSLSVDTSAPAGKPAASKSPEKSGSSAKPKEAAGRFEDAAVDWGVRRTYREYVTGSIGQGKWTLAGGAQDGGALFRFPKGRGTYDPKNQSLAAAFTGSVRFSGAGGLDLKLSRFAVRLKAGAGTLSADVLSDGDTRKAVPLVTFTAKDFAPKGGLAVLTEAPATLTADGAKAFGSLYKAGTAMDPVSLAVAVDAKAKLPALPDLGSDPAPSAQPSDTPVPKTATAPMSAAASAADEGSPAGLYLALGGVGVLAAAAVGVLVLVRRNRSTPATPS
- a CDS encoding heme/hemin ABC transporter substrate-binding protein, translated to MRFSQDFAPPGRDTGRPRRGRTGLLTAAMSLATALLLTGCGGTGTPGARTAGAGATTAAEADRIEPLTTVPATKLPVTVESADGKRTTITSADRIVPLTGGLSEIVFTLGLGKQVVARDITATFEQAAELPVVTRAHDVSAESVLSLRPTVVLADTTTGPAEAIEQIRDAGIPLVVVAPAVELADVGRRIDTVAAALGVPKSGSELKQRTQDRVDAVRTSVPAPADGERKPRVAFLYLRGSASVYLLGGRESGASSLLEAAGAVDAGKASGLKKDFTAITSEALAKAAPDAILVMSKGLESVGGVDGLVKIPGIAETPAGMDRRILSIDDGVLLNYGPRTDRVLSELVAQLHPKDGAAK
- a CDS encoding FecCD family ABC transporter permease, translating into MESPKPSAPPARRSGAVTLTAALLAALVICCLLSAGLGAYRIPLGDVVASFQHRIGLGGHALDRVGESVLWNVRLPRVVLALLVGASLGCAGALMQGVFGNPLAEPGVIGISAGAAVGAVASIALGLSFFGNWTITVCAFVAGLLTVLLVYALSRSGGRTEVVTLILTGIAVNAFAGALIGLFIFFADNAQITQITFWQLGSLAQATWPKVLAVLPCAVLGLVLAPSYARKLDLLALGERPARHLGVDVERLRIVLVLVVALLTAAAVAVAGIISFVGLLVPHLLRMANGPGHRFLVPGSALGGALVLVAGDLAARTVADPAELPLGVLTALFGSPFFFWLLRRTRRKQGGWA
- a CDS encoding heme ABC transporter ATP-binding protein; amino-acid sequence: MRTLRNLFAVRDRPLPAPVASGAPVAEVLGLRVRLGGRQVLDSIEMTVHAGEVLALVGPNGAGKSTLLAALAADLPAESGAVRIDGRPVTDWSAPELALRRAVLPQSAALSFPFPVEDVVRMGRAPWAGTEREEEDDPAVRAAMAATEVTEFAARPFSALSGGERARVALARVLAQRAPLLLLDEPTAALDLRHQELVLRICRERAAAGDAVVVVLHDLGLAAAYADRAAVLHGGRIAVAGPPAEVFTSVLLGEVYRQPVEVFPHPRTGVPLVVPERTA
- the efeO gene encoding iron uptake system protein EfeO, producing the protein MRAVRFSVVTAAATVAALTAVTGCAEKSDGKGEGAVQVIAKDDSCELSKTKLPAGHVELAVQNKGSKVTEVYVLFPDDRIVAERENIGPGTKATITAEIKAGSYEIACKPGMKGHGIRQKLEVSGGTAAKRSPEMDKAVAAYRTYVQDQADETLPKAKLFTDAVAAGDIEAAKKVYADSRLGWERTEPVAESFGDIDPKVDVREDGLEDGQKWTGWHRLEKALWQDKKLGAEEKALAPTLYKDLLDWQKRVGTAEITPTSMANGAKELLDEVATGKVTGEEERYSHTDLIDFKGNVEGAEKSYELLKPIASKNDAALAATLDKRFAELNKLLDKYRKDKTSYEFTSYEKVGKADRKELSDAVNALAEPLSRLAAAVTK
- the efeB gene encoding iron uptake transporter deferrochelatase/peroxidase subunit, with amino-acid sequence MSEKTQNTAAADGNTEGADAGVPDSGAPSSQGPGRAPSRRALLGWGGAGLALGAVAAGSAVAAVRSDDTRVPAADSGAAVPFHGAHQAGIATAVQDRLHFAAFDVTTKDRAELVALLKEWTRAAERMTAGHAVGDGAYGGLPEAPPDDTGEALGLKPSRLTLTIGFGPSLFAKGRFGLADRRPDALVDLPKFPGDNLDAARSGGDLCVQACADDPQVAVHAIRNLARIGMGRTAIRWSQLGFGKTSSTTPDAQTPRNMMGFKDGTRNIAGTDTAALDEHVWVGGKDRAGWMTGGSYLVARRIRMHIETWDRAPLQEQEDVFGRDKGEGAPVGKAKERDEPFLKAMLPTAHVRLAHPDTNDGATILRRGYSFTDGTDGLGRLDAGLFFLAYQRDTRKAFVPLQRRLAAHDALNAYIQHVGSAHFAVPPGVRDKDDWWGRALFT